The genomic segment CTGACCCGCAGGCCAGAGGCTTGACTCATCCCTCGTACTCCGCCGCAGCCGAGGCACCGGCTGGCCCCTCGTCTCGGTCTTCAACCATGTCCTACCTGTGTAGGTCTGTGCCGACCCGGATGTAGGAAGTCTCCTCGCAAGCTGCTCGTCCATGCCCGTAACAAGCGCGCGAAGCTGTAAGGGAGCGTGCAACGAACGTGGGCCTCCGCAGCTGCCAAGAGGCCGACGAGCTCCTCCCCCGCCTACTCCTTCTGAAAGTTGATCGCGGCCAGCGCCTTCTCCCACAGCTGGTACGACTCGCGGATGGCCCCGGCGAACTCCTGCGGGCCCAGCCACTTGGCCTCCACACCGCCGGTGCGAAAGTCGTCGCGAACCTTGGGTGTTGCGAGCGCCTGGCCGATCGCCTCGCTGAGGCGGGTGGTCACCTTCGGGTCCATCCCGGCGGGGCCGACGAAGCCGATCCAGCTTTCGATGTCGATGCCCGCGATGCCCTGCTCGCCCATGGTGGGCAGGTCCGGAAACAGTGAGCTGCGCCTCGGTGCGACCGCGCCAAGCATCCTGATCTCGCCGGACTTGACCAGCGCGACCGCGGCGGAGGAGGAGGCGAACTGCAGGTGCACGCGTCCGGCGATGAAGTCCTTGGCCACGTCGTTGGCGCCCTTGTAGGGCACGTGGACCATCTCGATGCCGGCGTGCTTCGAGAACACCTGGCCGAAGATGTGGGCCGGGGTGCCGACGCCTTGCGAGACGTAGTTCAGCTTGCCCGGATTGGCTTTCGCGTACGCCACCAGTTCACGCACGTTGTTCGCCGGCACCGACTTGTGCACGACCAGCACCAGCGGGCCGAGTGCGCCTTGCGCCACCGGCGTGAAGTCCTTGAAGGTGTCGTACTTGACGCTCGCCAGCGTGTGCGGCAGTTGCGACAGGGTGGAGGCGGGCGTGTACAGCAGCGTGTGCCCGTCGGGGAGCGCCCTGGCGACCTCGGTGGCGGCCAGCATGGTGCCCGCGCCGGGCCGGTTCTCGACGATCACCGGCACGCCCAGCAGCGGCGAAAGGTACTGCGCCACGAGACGTGCCTGCAGGTCGGTGCCGCCGCCGGCCGGGAAGCCGACCACCAGCTTCACCGGCTTGTTGGCGACGGGGAAATCGGCCGCCGCCGCGCCGAACGTGAAGGGAAGCAGCGCCAGTCCGAGCAGCGCCGCGAGTGCCTGTCGCTTGATCATTGCCTTGTCTCCTTGTCGAGTGTGGTTTCGCTCAGATAGCGGAAGGCCGCCTGTGCCGCCGAGCGGCCTTCTTCCACCGCGGCCGCCAGCAGGTAGGGCACGCCGGAGCGGATGTCCCCGGCGGCGAAGATGCCCGCCACCGAGGTGCCGAAGCTTGTGTCGGTGACGATCCGGCCGTCCGCGTCGAGCCGGAGCGCGCCACCGAGGAATTCCGTTTCCGCTTGCAGTCCTGCATAGACGAACACGCCGCCGGCCTCGACCTCGCGTACGCTGCCCGAGCGGTCGCGCAGCATGACCCCGGCGACGGTGTCCTCGCCCACGATCCCGACGACCTCGGTCTCGGCCTGGAGCGCGATGCGCGGCTGCGCGGCCACCGCCTCTCGCAGGGCCGTCTGGGCATGCGGTTGCTTCTCGCGGAACACCACCAGCACGTCGCGAACGTGCTGGGCCAGCACCAGGGCCTCGCCGAAGGCGGAATCCCCACCGCCGACCACGCACACCGGCTGGCCGCGGAACAGCGGCCCATCGCAGGAAGCGCAATGCGAGACGCCGCGGCCGGCAAGCCGGTCCTCGCCCGGCACTCCCAGCGCTCGGCGCCGCGAGCCCGCCGCCACCAGCACGGCACGCGCGGCGATGTCCTGGCCCTCGCAGTGCAGGACGTGGCCGGAAGCGCCGCTCGAATAGCCTTGCACCGTGTCGAGCATGAACTGCGCACCGGCCGCCTCGGCGCGCTCCTGCAGGTCCGGGCCGAGCTCGAAACCCGAGATGCCCGCAGGAAAGCCCGGCATGTTGTCGATGCGCTCGACGTTCATCACCTGGCCGCCGGCGCCCATGCGTTCGATCACGAGCACCCGCAGACCCAGGCGCGCCGCCTCGGCGGCGGCCGTCAGGCCGGCCACGCCGGCGCCGATGATGGCCAGATCGGTCTCAGGCATCGCCCGGCCTCAGCGCCACTCGTCGACCGAGACTGTCGCCTTGTGGTGCGCGCCCATGATCTGCCAGTAGCCGTTGGCTTCGCCGCCGGTCACGACCACGTTGATGTCCTTTTCCTCGAACATGCGCACCGGCGTATCCGCCGAAACGCCGACGTACTTCGCCTTCGGCGACTCGGAAGGCCCGAAAGTCGCGCGCGAGTAGATGTAGTTCTGCACCAGCTGCAGGTCCCAGTAGCGGCCGGCCGGCATCTCCGCCGTCTCGTGCAGCCACCGGATCAGCTTCTGCTTGGTGTCGAAGCCGCCGCGCTCCACGAACTGGCGCGCCGTGATCGGATCGAGCACCAGCACGGGCGCGGTGATCGCATCGGTGCCCAGCAGCATGTCCTTCACGTGCTCGCGCCAGTGGTCCTTGCGCAGCCCCAGGTTGAACGTGGTCGAGCGGCATCCATGGAACACGGTGACGGTGCTGGCGTCGCGAGAGAAGCCCTTCTGCACGTGCAGCGGCTCCCACGGCGAACGCTCCTCGTTCTCGGCGAAGGTGATGCCGTTGTACGTGTAGTTGCTGCCGATCGAACCCATGAAGGTTTCGCCCGGAACCGAGCCCCCCTGGAGGTTCTGCGACAGCAGCGAGTACGCCCGCCCGATCGTGGCATTGGCGTGGTTGTAGGGCCCCATCGCACCGATGCCGAAGTTCATGCCGGTCTCATGCCGGATCGGGCCGTTCACCACCGTCATCGTGGAGGCCGAGCTCGACGTGCTGCCGCGGGCGCTGATGCCGGTGGACGCCAGCGCGAGGATGATCGGGAAGTATTCGGGTTTCGCTCCCGCCATCACCGCGTTGACGGCGACCTTCTCCACCGTGTACTCCCAGAGCCCGCGGTTCGGGGTCGGCTGCATGCGGCCGACCACCTCGTCCGGCCTGCGGCTGGTGCCCTTCAGCATGGCGGCCACGCGCTCTTCGGTGGGCAGCACGATCGGAAGGAAGTCGGTCCAGCGGTTGCGCTCGAACAGCGCGCGCAGGTTGTCCTCGGTGTCGGGCTCCTCCAGCCGCGGCGTGCTGCGCGCGTAGGGTTCGTCGCCGGCTGCATTGGCGGCGAGCCCCTGGGTCAGCCCCTCGACGATGGCCTGCATCACCGGCTTGCCGCTGTGTGGATCGAGCCCCTCAACGTAGGCGCGCAGTTCCTCCGGGCTCTTGCCCATGACCGGCTGCGGCACGAACACGGTGGGCGCCTGGGGCAGCCCGCCCATGCGGGTGACCGACTGGGCGACCTTCACGAACTTGTCCGTATGCAGGGCCACCGTGGGCACTCCGTACTGTGACTCCAGCGTGATCGCGTGCGTGGAAACCGCGGGCGAGCACGTGCTGCAATGGCCGACGCCGATGATCGCGGCATGGCCGCGGCTCCTGATCTCGTTCCAGAGGTCGGGGTCGTCCTTGCCGTAGTAGCTCGCCATCTGGCGCAGCTCGGTGCGCACGCCCGGCATCCTGGCTGCGAACCACGCCTGCACCTGCTTGAGCAGTTCCACCGAATCGTCGAACTTGCTGTCGATCAGGTAGATCGTCTTGCCGTCCAGGCTGGACAAGCGCGGCGCCGGCTGCTTGCGGCTGATCTTCGGCGGATAGCCCACGGGGTTGTGCACCGTGAGCATCGGTGCGGTCTTGACGGTGGTCAGCATGGCAGGGTGTCCTCTGCAGGTTCGCAAATGTGGGTGATCATCGGCTCGGTTCGAACCGCGGCCGTGTCAGTGCGCCGCCCGGCTGGGAGCGCCGGCGCGCGCGCGTTGCATGGGTTCGAATTCGTGCACCTTCTCGGGCCGCAGCAGGCGGTAGGGCGGAGCGACCGAGCGGTCCTCGTCGACCAGCGTGATGCGATCGATCTCCACGAGGTCCTCGGGCGTGAAGCGGACCTGCAGCGCCTTGACGTTGTCCACCAGGTGCTCCGGCCGGTCGGCGCCGGCGATGACCGTGAAAGTGGCGGGGCGCTGAA from the Ramlibacter henchirensis genome contains:
- a CDS encoding Bug family tripartite tricarboxylate transporter substrate binding protein: MIKRQALAALLGLALLPFTFGAAAADFPVANKPVKLVVGFPAGGGTDLQARLVAQYLSPLLGVPVIVENRPGAGTMLAATEVARALPDGHTLLYTPASTLSQLPHTLASVKYDTFKDFTPVAQGALGPLVLVVHKSVPANNVRELVAYAKANPGKLNYVSQGVGTPAHIFGQVFSKHAGIEMVHVPYKGANDVAKDFIAGRVHLQFASSSAAVALVKSGEIRMLGAVAPRRSSLFPDLPTMGEQGIAGIDIESWIGFVGPAGMDPKVTTRLSEAIGQALATPKVRDDFRTGGVEAKWLGPQEFAGAIRESYQLWEKALAAINFQKE
- a CDS encoding NAD(P)/FAD-dependent oxidoreductase, translating into MPETDLAIIGAGVAGLTAAAEAARLGLRVLVIERMGAGGQVMNVERIDNMPGFPAGISGFELGPDLQERAEAAGAQFMLDTVQGYSSGASGHVLHCEGQDIAARAVLVAAGSRRRALGVPGEDRLAGRGVSHCASCDGPLFRGQPVCVVGGGDSAFGEALVLAQHVRDVLVVFREKQPHAQTALREAVAAQPRIALQAETEVVGIVGEDTVAGVMLRDRSGSVREVEAGGVFVYAGLQAETEFLGGALRLDADGRIVTDTSFGTSVAGIFAAGDIRSGVPYLLAAAVEEGRSAAQAAFRYLSETTLDKETRQ